One part of the Chryseobacterium sp. 7 genome encodes these proteins:
- a CDS encoding TonB-dependent receptor, with amino-acid sequence MILKKIKTRRINKTALLFFPACMMVSSLVSAQTASVTASGRITGIHKTALPYAHIILKKEKDSTFTAGTITHEDGRFSLTGIQPDHYLLETSLTGYRTQIQPVFIGSLSEFLEIPTIELSQEQETENKIEAVTITASKKNEIDSRLDKKTYSVADNISQSGGSVLQSMQNLPGITVQDGKVQLRGNDKVTVLIDGKQTALTGFGSQTGLDNIPASAIDKIEIINNPSSKYDANGNAGIINIIMKKNKQNGWNGKAGFTTGLGSLWVRKENLPTIRPQYTFTPKINPSLSVNYRRNKVNIFLQADNLYTETLNKNEFVTRTYDDGTVINSQLKRNRNTNFFTTKAGIDWNIDPQNTLTISGMYGSEKIIDRGEQPFFNGDRSQRLRLWRFLEDELKTTVMGTASYQHKFKEAGHILNVGFNYTFHREDEKYFYDNYLPSSTGTDAFKLLSDEQVYDFNVDYVKPLKYGRIETGIKLRNRSIPTNMNFIPGANSVLDVSAGGKADYKEFIPAVYGNYVFENEKWEAELGLRLEYVKIQYDVNPNHPTYKSDGYNYTQPFPNFRLAYKLDDRNKFSIFYNRRVDRPNEVDIRIFPKYDDAEIIKVGNPALRPQFTNSIELGYKHNWDSGYLYSALYHRFANGTITRISSIVPGSTLIYAVFQNAGKSYNTGLETIWNQNISDVYSLNVNGNIYRNQIDAFTVQNLYPQPNTFSADLQTAISGNVKMNNVFHFSKGLDMQFTLVYLAPDIIPQGRIQSRFSMDAGIKKAIQKGKGEVFFNASDLLNTMVIKKSVQGNGFAYTSNDYYETQVIRLGYSYKF; translated from the coding sequence ATGATTTTAAAGAAAATAAAAACCAGAAGAATAAATAAAACAGCCCTGTTATTTTTTCCAGCCTGTATGATGGTTTCTTCTCTTGTTTCTGCACAGACAGCTTCTGTGACAGCTTCAGGAAGGATCACAGGTATACACAAAACGGCATTGCCTTATGCTCATATTATTTTAAAAAAAGAAAAAGACAGCACTTTTACAGCCGGAACCATTACCCATGAAGACGGCAGATTTTCTCTTACCGGAATACAACCAGATCATTATCTTCTGGAAACCTCACTCACAGGATATCGTACACAGATACAACCTGTTTTTATAGGAAGCCTTTCAGAATTTCTGGAAATTCCCACTATTGAACTAAGCCAGGAACAGGAAACTGAGAACAAAATAGAAGCAGTTACCATTACAGCTTCCAAAAAGAATGAAATAGACAGCCGTCTGGATAAGAAAACTTATTCTGTAGCTGATAACATCAGCCAAAGTGGTGGCTCTGTATTACAAAGCATGCAGAATCTTCCCGGAATTACCGTACAGGATGGCAAAGTACAACTCAGAGGGAATGATAAAGTAACAGTGTTGATTGATGGTAAACAAACTGCTCTCACCGGTTTTGGAAGCCAGACCGGACTGGACAATATTCCTGCTTCCGCGATTGATAAAATTGAGATCATCAACAATCCTTCCTCAAAATATGATGCCAACGGAAATGCCGGAATCATCAATATTATCATGAAAAAAAATAAACAGAACGGCTGGAACGGAAAAGCTGGGTTTACCACAGGTTTAGGCTCACTTTGGGTAAGAAAGGAAAATCTGCCTACGATAAGACCGCAGTATACGTTTACGCCTAAAATTAATCCTTCACTGTCTGTCAATTACAGAAGAAATAAGGTTAATATATTCTTACAGGCAGATAATCTTTATACGGAAACCCTTAACAAGAATGAATTTGTAACCCGTACTTATGATGACGGAACAGTGATCAATTCACAGCTGAAAAGAAACAGAAACACCAATTTCTTTACCACCAAAGCCGGAATAGACTGGAATATTGATCCTCAGAATACCTTAACCATTTCAGGAATGTATGGAAGTGAAAAAATTATTGACAGGGGAGAGCAACCGTTTTTCAATGGAGACAGGTCTCAGCGCCTGCGTCTGTGGCGGTTTCTGGAGGATGAACTGAAAACAACTGTGATGGGAACAGCTTCTTATCAGCATAAATTCAAAGAAGCAGGGCATATACTGAATGTGGGATTCAATTATACGTTCCATAGAGAGGATGAAAAATATTTCTATGATAATTATCTCCCTTCTTCTACAGGAACTGATGCCTTTAAGCTATTATCTGACGAACAGGTGTACGATTTCAATGTAGATTACGTAAAACCTTTGAAATACGGACGAATAGAAACGGGAATTAAGCTGAGAAACAGAAGCATTCCTACCAATATGAATTTCATTCCGGGGGCTAATTCTGTTTTGGATGTTTCTGCGGGTGGGAAGGCAGATTATAAAGAATTTATTCCTGCCGTATATGGAAATTATGTTTTTGAAAATGAGAAATGGGAAGCAGAATTGGGACTCAGATTAGAATATGTGAAAATTCAGTATGATGTCAATCCAAACCATCCAACCTACAAAAGTGACGGGTACAATTATACCCAGCCATTCCCGAATTTCAGGCTTGCTTACAAACTTGATGACCGTAATAAGTTCTCTATCTTCTACAACAGAAGGGTAGACCGCCCCAATGAAGTGGATATCAGAATTTTTCCAAAATATGATGATGCAGAGATCATTAAGGTAGGAAATCCGGCATTGCGCCCTCAGTTTACAAACTCTATTGAACTAGGATATAAGCACAATTGGGATAGCGGATATTTATATTCTGCATTGTACCATCGTTTTGCCAATGGAACCATCACCAGAATTTCCAGTATTGTTCCGGGCAGCACACTTATTTATGCTGTTTTTCAAAATGCAGGGAAAAGCTATAATACAGGACTTGAAACAATATGGAACCAAAACATATCAGATGTTTATTCCCTGAATGTTAACGGAAATATATACCGTAACCAGATTGATGCATTTACTGTACAAAATCTGTATCCTCAGCCTAATACATTCTCTGCAGATCTGCAGACCGCTATTTCAGGGAATGTTAAAATGAACAACGTTTTTCATTTCTCAAAAGGACTGGATATGCAGTTTACATTGGTATATCTGGCTCCGGATATTATTCCTCAGGGAAGAATACAGTCAAGGTTTTCAATGGATGCAGGGATAAAAAAAGCAATTCAGAAAGGGAAGGGGGAAGTCTTTTTTAACGCTTCGGATCTGCTCAACACCATGGTAATCAAGAAGTCTGTACAGGGTAACGGATTTGCCTACACCAGCAATGATTATTATGAAACCCAAGTAATCAGATTGGGATACAGCTATAAATTTTAA
- a CDS encoding DNA-3-methyladenine glycosylase has product MKLPPSYYFSQDVLFLAQDLLGKVLFTEINGEITAGIIVETEAYFGVKDKASHAYGGRRTDRTETLYSQGGISYVYLCYGIHHLFNVVTSLQDDPHAVLVRAVEPLIGKEIMELRRNMPVSKAAISVGPGSASKALGIDKSFNKKDLNGDEIWIEDHGISYTPDQIISGPRIGVAYAQEDALLPWRFFVKGNKYVSKPNK; this is encoded by the coding sequence ATGAAACTACCACCCTCCTATTATTTCAGCCAGGATGTTCTTTTTCTGGCTCAGGATCTTTTGGGAAAAGTCCTTTTTACAGAAATCAATGGTGAAATAACAGCCGGAATCATTGTAGAAACAGAAGCTTACTTTGGTGTTAAGGATAAAGCTTCCCATGCTTATGGAGGCAGACGTACAGACCGCACAGAAACGTTATACAGCCAAGGTGGAATTTCTTATGTGTATTTGTGCTATGGAATCCATCATCTTTTCAATGTGGTGACTTCCCTGCAAGATGATCCGCATGCCGTTTTGGTGAGAGCTGTTGAACCTTTAATCGGTAAAGAAATCATGGAATTAAGAAGAAATATGCCCGTTTCAAAAGCTGCTATTTCTGTGGGACCGGGCTCAGCATCCAAAGCGTTGGGAATAGATAAGTCATTTAACAAAAAAGACCTGAACGGAGATGAAATCTGGATTGAAGATCATGGAATTTCTTATACTCCGGATCAAATTATTTCAGGACCTCGTATTGGTGTTGCTTATGCACAGGAAGATGCACTTTTACCATGGCGTTTTTTTGTAAAAGGAAACAAATATGTGAGCAAGCCCAATAAATAA
- a CDS encoding TlpA family protein disulfide reductase — MKTCFTLLLLMLFSGYSIAQNKIEVGKKAPEITMTKADGTSFSLSTLKGKLVLIDFWATWCAPCVEEQPQLKTMYDTYSEQVKNNQFEILSISLDKNKESWQKAIGRFNINWIQISDLKFWKSPVAKLYEVDELPFNVIIDGEGTILAKNLHGKELEDFIKKSLVQK, encoded by the coding sequence ATGAAGACGTGTTTTACCCTACTATTATTAATGCTCTTTTCAGGGTACAGTATTGCTCAAAACAAAATAGAAGTAGGAAAAAAAGCGCCTGAAATTACCATGACTAAAGCAGATGGAACTTCATTTTCTCTTTCCACATTAAAAGGGAAACTGGTTCTGATTGATTTCTGGGCAACGTGGTGCGCTCCATGCGTGGAAGAGCAGCCTCAATTGAAAACAATGTATGATACCTATTCGGAACAGGTAAAAAATAATCAGTTTGAAATACTGAGTATTTCTTTAGATAAGAATAAAGAAAGCTGGCAGAAAGCGATTGGCAGATTTAATATCAACTGGATACAGATCAGTGATTTAAAATTCTGGAAAAGCCCTGTAGCAAAGCTTTACGAAGTTGATGAACTGCCTTTTAATGTTATTATTGACGGAGAGGGAACAATTTTAGCTAAAAATCTTCATGGAAAAGAACTTGAAGATTTTATTAAGAAAAGTCTTGTACAGAAATAA
- a CDS encoding sensor histidine kinase yields the protein MKPLLTKPTKPFLIYVLIVLMISIPVYYFVVDTIWKSELDEHNQIIVEKTAYEFNQLQLSEEALDKSLELWNHIQPETNIERISPRQVKRDSVYTYERHLPFISEQKKERYRCLEKVIYIHGKPYLFTIQTNIEESHETIAVIAMITIFFFVMIVIGLLYLNRKLSSSIWKPFRSTLDQLKTFNLNSQNTIKFPVSDTAEFEELNQSLYRLIERNVSTYKTQKEFTENASHELQTPLAIIKNKLDLLLQDQNLTEKQYSIAEDMNRALTRSSRINKNLLLLAKIENNQFDSSEIISFDHLLHQSIDILGEHFEQKNISVTEQISNGVQVSGNNILAEILINNLIINTIRHTAVGGSISIQLTNSVFEISNSGAEKLNTDLLFKRFSKLSTDNSGSGLGLSIIQEICRFHHWTISYRFENQQHIFSVKL from the coding sequence GTGAAGCCTCTACTTACCAAACCCACCAAACCCTTTCTTATCTACGTACTCATTGTACTGATGATCAGTATTCCTGTGTACTATTTTGTGGTGGATACGATCTGGAAAAGTGAACTGGATGAGCACAATCAGATTATTGTAGAGAAAACGGCTTATGAATTCAATCAGCTGCAGCTTTCGGAAGAAGCACTCGACAAAAGTCTTGAATTATGGAATCATATTCAGCCTGAAACCAATATTGAAAGAATTTCTCCCAGACAGGTAAAACGGGACAGTGTTTATACTTATGAAAGACATCTTCCTTTTATTTCAGAACAGAAAAAGGAACGTTACAGGTGTCTTGAAAAAGTAATTTATATTCATGGTAAGCCTTATCTGTTTACGATACAGACCAATATTGAGGAATCTCATGAAACTATAGCCGTAATTGCTATGATTACCATCTTCTTTTTTGTAATGATTGTGATTGGGCTTTTGTATCTTAACAGAAAGCTTTCTTCATCTATCTGGAAGCCATTCAGAAGTACATTAGATCAGCTTAAAACATTTAACCTTAACAGTCAGAATACTATAAAATTTCCGGTTTCTGACACTGCTGAATTTGAAGAACTTAATCAGTCACTGTACAGGCTTATAGAGCGTAATGTGTCTACTTATAAAACCCAGAAAGAGTTCACTGAAAATGCTTCCCACGAATTGCAGACTCCGCTGGCCATTATTAAAAACAAACTGGATCTTTTACTTCAGGATCAGAATCTTACCGAGAAGCAATACAGCATAGCAGAAGATATGAACAGGGCACTTACAAGAAGTTCACGTATCAATAAAAACCTTTTGCTGCTTGCTAAAATTGAAAACAATCAGTTCGACAGTTCGGAAATTATTTCGTTTGATCATTTGCTTCATCAAAGTATTGATATTCTCGGAGAACACTTCGAGCAAAAAAATATTTCCGTTACAGAACAAATTTCAAATGGAGTACAGGTAAGCGGAAACAATATTCTGGCAGAAATATTAATCAACAATCTTATCATCAATACCATTCGGCATACGGCTGTCGGAGGCAGTATTTCTATACAGCTTACTAATTCTGTTTTTGAAATTTCCAATTCAGGGGCTGAAAAGCTGAATACGGATTTATTATTCAAAAGATTTTCAAAACTTTCAACAGATAACAGCGGAAGCGGGCTTGGACTGTCTATTATTCAGGAAATATGCAGGTTTCATCATTGGACAATCAGTTACAGGTTTGAGAATCAACAGCATATTTTCTCTGTTAAATTATAG
- the mug gene encoding G/U mismatch-specific DNA glycosylase produces the protein MLTDIIKPHLNVIFCGINPGLKSSNDGHHFSGRSNRFWKVLHQSGFTPYEIEAVHDTSLLDFGYGLTTAVARATSRADELSKEEFDESLESFKLKITTFQPKYIAFLGKAAYKAFSKKKEILWGEQSEEFCGAKVWVLPNTSGLNRGFSLDSLVMHYKEFYHTAHES, from the coding sequence ATGCTAACAGATATTATTAAGCCTCATCTCAACGTTATTTTTTGTGGAATCAATCCCGGTTTAAAATCATCTAATGACGGTCATCATTTTTCCGGAAGGAGCAACCGTTTTTGGAAAGTACTTCATCAGTCAGGTTTTACACCGTATGAAATAGAAGCGGTACATGATACATCTCTTCTGGATTTCGGATATGGGCTGACGACTGCTGTGGCAAGAGCGACTTCCCGCGCAGACGAGCTTTCTAAGGAAGAATTTGATGAATCTCTTGAAAGTTTTAAATTAAAAATAACAACATTTCAACCGAAATATATTGCTTTTCTCGGCAAAGCGGCTTACAAGGCTTTTTCTAAAAAGAAAGAAATTCTTTGGGGCGAACAGTCTGAAGAATTCTGTGGAGCAAAAGTATGGGTTTTACCTAATACCAGTGGTTTGAATCGTGGATTTTCTCTTGACAGTCTGGTTATGCATTATAAAGAGTTTTATCATACTGCTCATGAGTCCTGA
- a CDS encoding DMT family transporter, with the protein MNWFALIIAGIFEIGWPLGLKLSQQPENNKWSWIMFSVLCMMISGGFLWYAQKSIPIGTAYAVWTGIGAVGTLLAGILFFQDSASILRLLSALLILVGIVGLKLF; encoded by the coding sequence ATGAACTGGTTTGCATTAATTATCGCAGGAATTTTTGAAATTGGATGGCCCTTAGGACTTAAGCTATCTCAACAGCCGGAAAATAATAAATGGAGCTGGATTATGTTCTCTGTCTTATGCATGATGATAAGTGGTGGATTTCTTTGGTATGCCCAGAAAAGCATCCCGATCGGAACAGCTTATGCGGTCTGGACGGGAATAGGTGCCGTAGGAACTTTGCTGGCAGGAATTCTCTTTTTCCAAGACTCTGCAAGCATTTTAAGATTATTGTCTGCTTTACTGATTCTAGTGGGAATCGTTGGTCTTAAATTATTCTAA
- a CDS encoding phosphatase PAP2 family protein produces the protein MKKQFQKTLVYVMILSSALSRINAQNTNDTINVQKSVQDTITTTEIPKTTLNYKSFIIPTAFIAYGVAGLSIKNLKQLNLSTKDEINEHQPKKIQLDNYTQYAPAVMVYGFNAMGIKGKHNLRDRTIIYASSQLIAAAFTMPLKYLVKEERPDGSNTLSFPSGHAATAFSSAQFMFREYKDTNFWLSISGYPFAVFTGVYRMLNDKHWLGDVVAGAGFGILSTELAYWLFPKIDNLLRGKNKVKTSLSSTMVMPFYQNKIVGIGLVKTF, from the coding sequence ATGAAAAAACAATTTCAAAAAACACTGGTGTATGTAATGATTTTGAGTTCAGCTTTAAGCCGGATCAATGCTCAGAATACCAATGATACGATAAATGTTCAAAAGTCTGTACAGGATACTATTACCACAACGGAAATTCCAAAAACCACTCTGAATTATAAGAGTTTCATCATTCCTACCGCATTTATTGCCTACGGAGTGGCAGGTCTTTCCATCAAGAATCTGAAACAGCTCAATCTCTCCACTAAGGATGAAATCAACGAGCATCAGCCTAAAAAAATACAGCTGGATAATTATACCCAATACGCTCCGGCAGTAATGGTATATGGGTTTAATGCAATGGGAATAAAAGGAAAACATAATCTGAGAGACCGCACCATCATTTACGCTTCCTCACAGTTGATTGCCGCTGCCTTTACCATGCCTTTAAAGTATCTGGTAAAAGAAGAAAGACCGGACGGATCCAATACTTTATCTTTTCCTTCGGGACATGCTGCCACTGCATTTTCTTCAGCACAGTTTATGTTCCGGGAATATAAAGACACCAATTTCTGGCTCAGTATCTCCGGATATCCGTTTGCTGTTTTCACCGGAGTATACAGAATGCTGAATGATAAACACTGGCTGGGAGACGTGGTAGCAGGAGCCGGATTTGGAATTCTTTCTACAGAGCTGGCTTATTGGCTGTTTCCCAAAATTGATAATTTATTACGAGGTAAGAATAAAGTTAAAACATCACTTTCATCCACCATGGTAATGCCTTTTTATCAGAATAAAATTGTGGGAATAGGCTTGGTAAAAACCTTTTAA
- a CDS encoding rhodanese-like domain-containing protein: protein MKYLLIIACFVCSVFSQAQQKQDPWKDSQLMDPALLASRIEKHKTKDLVIISVGPEAIIKGSVDIGPTHEPENLENLRNYLKDIPKNREIVIYCGCCPFVKCPNIRPAFALLMEMGFKNAKLLNLPKNIKTDWLDKDYPTND from the coding sequence ATGAAGTATTTGCTTATCATTGCATGTTTTGTCTGCTCGGTGTTCAGCCAGGCACAGCAAAAACAAGATCCATGGAAAGACAGCCAGCTGATGGATCCCGCGTTACTGGCTTCCAGAATTGAAAAACATAAAACAAAAGATCTGGTGATCATTTCAGTAGGTCCTGAAGCGATCATCAAAGGTTCTGTTGACATTGGGCCAACGCATGAGCCTGAAAACCTGGAAAACCTGAGAAACTATCTTAAAGATATTCCGAAGAACAGAGAAATTGTGATTTACTGCGGATGCTGTCCTTTTGTAAAGTGCCCCAATATACGTCCTGCATTTGCATTGCTGATGGAAATGGGTTTCAAAAATGCAAAGCTTTTAAATCTTCCGAAAAATATCAAAACAGACTGGTTAGATAAAGATTATCCTACAAATGATTAG
- a CDS encoding FAD-binding dehydrogenase, with protein MGDQFQPDAIIIGTGLAGLTAAMEITNTGKKVLLLDQETEQNIGGQAFWSFGGLFLINSPQQRRVGIKDSYELALQDWKGTAGFDRPEDYWPRQWAEAYLKFAAGEKYEYISKLGIKLMFMVGWAERGDGSATGHGNSVPRFHVSWGTGTGVVKPFVEKAYKAQEKGLLQMKFRHRVTEIITENGKIKGLKGDILENDTKERGAETNRNVISTFEYTAPNIIIASGGIGANHELVRKNWPERLGKAPENMVCGVPAYVDGKMIGIAENSGAHIINPDRMWHYTEGLQNWNPIWPNHGIRILPGPSSLWFDAKGERLPAPFLPGFDTLGTLQYIQETGFSYSWFILTQKIIKKEFALSGSEQNPDITNKDYGLFLKRMFGKKAPEPVEAFKEHGKDFIVSDNLEDLVKRMNELAGNNLLKYEKIKSQIEARDRELDNKFSKDTQVNYIRNTRNYLGDKLGRVASPHKILDPENGPLIAVRLNILTRKTLGGIKTNLNGQVLREDDSIIEGLYAAGEAAGFGGGGMHGYRALEGTFLGGCIFSGMKAGKYIAGL; from the coding sequence ATGGGAGATCAATTCCAGCCTGATGCGATTATCATCGGAACCGGACTGGCAGGGCTTACCGCTGCGATGGAAATTACCAATACCGGGAAAAAAGTACTTCTTTTGGATCAGGAAACGGAACAGAATATTGGCGGGCAGGCATTCTGGTCATTCGGAGGTCTGTTTCTGATCAATTCACCCCAGCAAAGAAGAGTGGGAATCAAAGATTCTTATGAACTGGCACTGCAGGATTGGAAAGGAACAGCTGGTTTTGACCGTCCGGAAGATTATTGGCCTCGCCAATGGGCAGAAGCTTACCTGAAATTCGCAGCCGGTGAAAAATATGAATATATTTCAAAACTGGGAATTAAGCTGATGTTTATGGTAGGCTGGGCAGAACGTGGTGATGGTTCTGCAACAGGTCATGGGAATTCCGTACCACGCTTTCATGTAAGCTGGGGAACAGGTACGGGAGTTGTAAAACCTTTTGTGGAAAAAGCTTACAAAGCCCAGGAAAAAGGACTGCTTCAGATGAAATTCAGGCATCGGGTAACAGAAATTATTACAGAAAACGGAAAGATAAAAGGGCTTAAAGGAGATATTCTGGAGAATGATACTAAGGAAAGAGGTGCTGAGACAAACAGAAATGTAATTTCCACTTTTGAATATACAGCTCCGAATATCATCATCGCTTCCGGAGGAATTGGTGCCAATCATGAACTGGTAAGAAAAAACTGGCCGGAAAGACTGGGAAAAGCCCCTGAAAATATGGTTTGCGGTGTTCCTGCTTATGTAGATGGCAAAATGATTGGTATTGCAGAGAATTCAGGCGCTCATATCATTAATCCGGACAGAATGTGGCATTATACGGAAGGGCTGCAAAACTGGAATCCTATCTGGCCAAACCATGGAATCCGCATATTGCCTGGGCCTTCATCATTATGGTTTGATGCAAAAGGTGAACGCCTCCCCGCTCCTTTTCTTCCGGGATTTGATACGTTGGGAACCTTGCAATATATTCAGGAAACCGGATTTTCTTATTCATGGTTTATTCTTACCCAGAAAATTATCAAAAAAGAATTTGCACTTTCAGGCTCGGAACAGAATCCGGATATTACGAATAAAGATTATGGGCTTTTTCTGAAAAGGATGTTTGGCAAAAAAGCTCCCGAACCTGTAGAAGCTTTCAAAGAACACGGAAAAGACTTTATTGTATCAGATAACCTGGAAGATCTGGTTAAAAGAATGAATGAACTGGCAGGAAATAACCTGTTGAAATATGAAAAGATAAAATCTCAGATTGAAGCCAGGGACCGCGAACTAGACAATAAGTTTTCGAAAGACACTCAGGTTAATTACATCAGAAATACAAGAAATTATTTAGGAGATAAATTAGGGCGTGTTGCATCTCCCCATAAGATTTTAGACCCTGAAAACGGACCCTTAATTGCCGTGCGTCTTAATATTTTGACGCGTAAAACACTGGGTGGAATAAAAACCAATCTGAATGGCCAGGTACTGAGAGAGGATGACAGCATCATTGAAGGATTGTATGCTGCCGGAGAAGCGGCGGGCTTTGGCGGCGGCGGAATGCATGGCTACAGAGCTCTGGAAGGAACATTTTTAGGAGGCTGTATCTTTTCTGGAATGAAGGCCGGAAAATACATTGCCGGACTTTAA
- a CDS encoding response regulator transcription factor: MKILIVEDEAALAQSISEYLSGENYLCETASTFGEAMNKIETFDYDCILLDIMLPDGNGLAILEELKKQQKQDGVIIISAKNALDDKIEGLKLGADDYLTKPFHLSELMARVYSIIRRKQFSSSNVVKQNELQIDLLAKTVAVNDEVISLTKKEFDLLIYFIGNKNKVISKSTLAEHLSGDFADMLDNHDFVYAHVKNLKKKLYDAGCGHYLRTVYGTGYKWES; the protein is encoded by the coding sequence ATGAAAATTCTCATCGTTGAAGACGAAGCTGCGCTTGCTCAAAGTATTTCCGAATACCTTTCCGGAGAAAATTACCTCTGCGAAACGGCCAGTACATTCGGTGAAGCGATGAATAAGATAGAAACATTCGACTATGATTGTATTTTACTGGACATTATGCTTCCTGATGGAAATGGACTTGCCATACTGGAAGAATTAAAAAAACAGCAGAAACAGGACGGTGTAATTATTATTTCGGCCAAAAATGCCCTTGATGATAAAATTGAAGGACTAAAGCTAGGTGCAGACGATTATCTCACCAAGCCTTTTCATCTTTCTGAGCTTATGGCAAGGGTATATTCTATTATTCGGCGGAAACAGTTCAGCAGTTCCAATGTAGTAAAGCAGAATGAACTTCAGATTGATCTGTTAGCCAAAACGGTAGCTGTAAACGATGAAGTTATTTCGCTGACTAAGAAAGAATTTGATCTCCTCATTTATTTTATCGGAAACAAAAATAAAGTAATCTCTAAAAGTACGCTGGCGGAACATCTCTCCGGAGATTTTGCAGATATGCTTGACAATCATGATTTTGTATATGCCCATGTAAAAAACCTTAAGAAAAAGCTCTATGACGCGGGATGCGGCCATTATCTTAGAACAGTGTACGGAACGGGGTATAAGTGGGAAAGCTAG